A stretch of the Sporichthya brevicatena genome encodes the following:
- a CDS encoding ABC transporter permease gives MNPQITLATARRVLLQLGRDHRTVAMLLVLPSALLGLMCWVYSDIPGRFDRVGPQLLGILPFVVMFVVTSVATLRERRAGTLERLLTTPMNKLDLLLGYGLAFGLVAIVQSGIAALLTMTLYGVDAETKGGWALFLSAAVVGVFGAAAGLFASAFARTEFQAVQLLPAVVIPQLFLCGMFVPRSQLDSVLNAVSDVLPLSYAVDAMNQSMQRGGLTGQIGRDLAVVGGSALLALAAGAATLRRQSA, from the coding sequence ATGAACCCTCAGATCACGCTGGCCACGGCGCGCCGGGTCCTCCTCCAGCTCGGTCGCGACCACCGGACCGTGGCGATGCTGCTGGTGCTGCCGTCCGCACTGCTCGGCCTGATGTGCTGGGTCTACAGCGACATCCCGGGTCGCTTCGACCGCGTGGGGCCGCAACTGCTCGGCATCCTGCCGTTCGTCGTCATGTTCGTGGTGACGTCGGTGGCGACGCTGCGCGAGCGCCGCGCCGGGACGCTGGAACGGCTGCTGACGACGCCGATGAACAAGCTCGACCTGCTCCTCGGTTACGGCCTGGCGTTCGGGCTCGTCGCGATCGTGCAGTCGGGCATCGCGGCGCTGCTCACCATGACGCTCTACGGCGTCGACGCCGAGACCAAGGGCGGCTGGGCGCTGTTCCTGTCGGCGGCCGTCGTCGGGGTGTTCGGCGCCGCGGCCGGTCTGTTCGCCAGCGCCTTCGCGCGTACCGAGTTCCAGGCGGTGCAGCTGCTGCCGGCCGTCGTCATCCCGCAGCTGTTCCTGTGCGGGATGTTCGTGCCGCGGTCGCAGCTCGACAGCGTGCTCAACGCGGTGTCCGACGTCCTGCCGCTGTCCTACGCCGTCGACGCGATGAATCAGTCGATGCAGCGCGGCGGTCTGACCGGACAGATCGGGCGCGACCTCGCCGTCGTCGGCGGCAGTGCGCTGCTCGCCCTCGCCGCGGGCGCCGCGACCCTGCGCCGGCAGTCGGCCTAG
- a CDS encoding FBP domain-containing protein has translation MRPLTATEIAESFVNCTRGEVKSMTPIRGLADVDWEVREFLGWRDPKAPARAYLVTVRNDRPLGVELRATTESRPGHGSALCDICHTAHPADSVGLFVARKAGQRGRDHHTVGTYICADLACPLYVRKLRPVTLPQGETAPPEERARRLQRRLDAFLDRVLT, from the coding sequence ATGCGCCCGCTCACGGCGACCGAGATCGCCGAATCCTTCGTCAACTGCACCCGCGGCGAGGTCAAGTCGATGACGCCGATCCGCGGTTTGGCCGACGTGGACTGGGAAGTTCGCGAGTTCCTCGGCTGGCGCGACCCCAAGGCGCCGGCGCGGGCGTACCTCGTCACGGTCCGCAACGACCGACCGCTGGGTGTCGAGTTGCGCGCGACGACGGAGTCCCGTCCGGGGCACGGGAGCGCGCTGTGCGACATCTGTCACACCGCCCATCCCGCCGACTCGGTGGGCCTGTTCGTGGCCCGCAAAGCGGGACAGCGCGGCCGGGACCACCACACGGTCGGCACGTACATCTGTGCCGATCTGGCGTGCCCGCTGTACGTCCGCAAGCTCCGGCCGGTCACCCTCCCCCAGGGCGAGACCGCCCCGCCGGAGGAGCGCGCCCGCCGGCTCCAGCGTCGCCTCGACGCGTTCCTGGACCGCGTCCTCACCTGA
- a CDS encoding TetR family transcriptional regulator — MPAAAERPRRGRGRPAGGAANKAELILDAARREFAASGYDAVSLRGIARAAAVDPALVHHYFPGGKEAVFVAAMQLPFNPAEVLPRVFAEAADPDEVAERMVRFIFSIWREADSRAPFLALLRSATGSETAAEMMRAFVAQALFSRVAEHLPPAPDLALRVNLAAAHIIGVVLMRYVIGVEPLASAAEDEVIERMLPAIRGYFAA, encoded by the coding sequence GTGCCCGCAGCAGCTGAACGTCCCCGGCGCGGCCGCGGCCGGCCCGCCGGGGGAGCGGCCAACAAGGCCGAGCTGATCCTCGACGCCGCCCGGCGCGAGTTCGCCGCCTCCGGCTACGACGCCGTCAGCCTGCGCGGCATCGCGCGCGCGGCCGCCGTCGACCCCGCCCTCGTGCACCACTACTTCCCCGGGGGGAAGGAGGCGGTGTTCGTCGCCGCGATGCAGCTGCCGTTCAACCCGGCGGAGGTCCTGCCGCGCGTCTTCGCCGAGGCCGCCGACCCCGACGAGGTCGCCGAGCGGATGGTCCGGTTCATCTTCTCGATCTGGCGTGAGGCCGACTCCCGGGCGCCGTTCCTCGCTCTGCTGCGGTCGGCGACCGGCAGCGAGACCGCGGCGGAGATGATGCGTGCGTTCGTCGCCCAGGCCCTGTTCTCCCGCGTCGCCGAGCACCTGCCGCCCGCCCCCGACCTCGCGCTGCGCGTCAACCTCGCCGCGGCGCACATCATCGGCGTCGTACTGATGCGGTACGTGATCGGCGTCGAACCGCTCGCCTCTGCCGCCGAGGACGAGGTGATCGAGCGGATGCTCCCCGCGATCCGCGGCTACTTCGCCGCCTGA